The Methylomicrobium agile genome has a segment encoding these proteins:
- a CDS encoding HNH/endonuclease VII fold putative polymorphic toxin, which translates to MWRSCFGILLGPEALPPFKALEMSGTKSTCPTYTTIRIRDDSGGHNFGAGNIQNRGPHFNDEIGNHYDY; encoded by the coding sequence ATGTGGCGATCATGCTTCGGAATATTGCTCGGGCCTGAAGCCCTGCCACCTTTCAAGGCATTGGAAATGTCGGGCACAAAAAGCACGTGCCCGACCTACACGACTATAAGGATCAGGGATGACTCTGGTGGGCATAATTTCGGAGCAGGCAATATACAAAATCGTGGGCCACATTTTAATGATGAAATAGGTAATCATTATGACTACTGA
- a CDS encoding DEAD/DEAH box helicase, with amino-acid sequence MTHILHSFHPAVSHWFLDRFQAPTDVQSQAWPAIQAGQATLIAAPTGSGKTLAAFLAVIDQLVKQGVESFLPDQALVLYVSPLKALSNDIHKNLELPLSGIGMALLEASLPGVVIRAQTRTGDTSQAERIAMRRTPPHILVTTPESLYILLTSESGREMLKTVRSVIVDEIHAVAGNKRGAHLMLSLERLTQLTEKPPVRIGLSATQKPLTTIARFLTGDRNEPCTIIDTGHVRQRDLKIEVTGSPLEAVMANEVWTEIYDRLVELVNDHHTTLIFVNTRRLAERAAAALAERLGEEFVTSHHGSLAKEHRLDAENRLKQGRLKALVATASLELGIDIGDVDLVCQLGSPHGIAAFLQRVGRSGHRLDATPKGRLFPLTRDDLLECTALLNAVAHDQLDTIRIPDHPLDVLAQQIVAEVACREWPEQNLYETLRKAWPYRELTLEQYTAVVKMLADGYHTRRGRRGAYLHRDAVHGMLRPRKGARLTAIVNGGAIPDQFDYDVIMQPEGLFVGTLNEDFAFESIPGDIFQLGNNSYRMLKIEQGKVFVEDAHGQPPNIPFWFGEAQGRSRELSEAVSDLSETVDRLLEQGGDAARDFIFHRLGLPSPAAEQLHHYLATSKAALTALPSFKTIIFERFFDETGDMHFVVHSPYGSRINKAWGLALRKRFCRRFNFELQAAATEDNIVLSLGPTHSFPLLEPAGYLKAASVRDVLVQALLAAPMFPTRWRWVANTALAVPRNRGGKKVPAQFQRNDAEDLIAIVFPDQLACFENIAGDREIPDHPLVEQTLWDCLHDLMDLDGLEAVLAGIESGEIRVIARDLTSPSPMAQEILNARPYAFLDDAPAEERRTLAVQQRRFGSPEDAAEIGRLNPEAIEQVCREAWPEARDPDELHDALVVLGFMTELEGLRAPIGLFTALQRSDRATALRLPNAQTLWVAAERLAELQQLFPNAALEPPIRALPIDRTQAEEDVLRDLVRSRLEELGPVTADLLARPLGLPTPRIEAALIALEQQGIVLQGRFTPGAEAVEWCERGLLARIHRYTLKQLRREIEPVAPSVYMRFLFHWHGLREPGTGEAALAKALHQLEGCNLPASCWEHDILSRRIKPYFASELDQLCTSGKFIWLRLKALGDSAPKSAGKNTPVALVAREHLETWRAFAPVPDIEAQALSGNAQKVHAAIKEWGASFFQELAAETGLLKTQLEEALGELAAAGVITSDSFQGLRTLVTPQKILHRRGKRYPIYDPFAAAGRWSLLRSLRKPTEAHYPAVEHIARILLKRYGVVFRKVLEREENLPSWRELLYVYRRLEARGELRGGRFVQGFAGEQFALPEAVGLLRNLRKPPITPELAVINASDPLNLTGIVTPGDRIPSIHSQRLVYKDGTPLAHGSGKNVHYLQTLDAEHQWQLQWALLNK; translated from the coding sequence ATGACGCATATCCTGCATTCTTTCCATCCTGCCGTCTCACATTGGTTTCTGGATCGATTCCAGGCGCCGACAGACGTTCAAAGCCAGGCCTGGCCCGCGATTCAGGCCGGCCAGGCGACGCTGATCGCCGCGCCGACCGGTTCCGGTAAAACGCTGGCCGCCTTTCTCGCGGTGATCGATCAACTGGTCAAACAAGGCGTCGAGAGCTTTTTGCCCGATCAGGCGCTGGTACTGTACGTTTCCCCGCTGAAAGCGCTGTCCAACGACATCCATAAGAACCTGGAACTGCCGCTGTCCGGCATCGGCATGGCGCTGCTCGAAGCCTCATTGCCCGGTGTCGTGATCCGCGCGCAGACCCGGACCGGCGACACCAGCCAGGCCGAACGGATCGCGATGAGGCGCACTCCGCCGCACATCCTGGTCACGACGCCAGAGTCCTTATATATTCTCCTGACCTCCGAATCGGGCCGCGAGATGCTGAAAACGGTACGCAGCGTGATCGTCGACGAAATTCATGCCGTGGCCGGCAACAAGCGCGGCGCACATCTGATGCTGTCTCTCGAAAGATTGACTCAGCTAACCGAAAAGCCGCCGGTGCGGATCGGCCTGTCCGCGACGCAGAAGCCCTTGACCACAATCGCACGCTTTTTGACCGGAGACCGCAACGAGCCCTGTACGATCATCGATACGGGCCATGTCCGGCAACGCGATTTGAAAATCGAGGTGACCGGCTCGCCGCTCGAAGCGGTGATGGCGAACGAGGTCTGGACCGAAATCTACGACCGTCTCGTCGAACTGGTCAACGACCACCATACCACGCTGATTTTCGTGAACACCCGGCGGCTCGCCGAACGCGCCGCCGCCGCGCTGGCCGAACGCCTCGGCGAGGAGTTCGTGACCTCGCATCACGGCAGCCTGGCGAAGGAACACCGGCTCGACGCGGAAAACCGGCTCAAGCAGGGCCGGCTGAAGGCGCTGGTCGCGACCGCCTCGCTCGAACTCGGCATCGACATCGGCGATGTCGACCTGGTCTGCCAGCTCGGCTCGCCGCATGGGATCGCGGCGTTCCTGCAGCGGGTCGGCCGTTCCGGGCACCGGCTCGACGCAACCCCGAAAGGGCGGCTGTTTCCGCTCACGCGCGACGACCTGCTGGAATGCACCGCGTTGTTGAACGCGGTCGCGCACGATCAGCTCGACACGATCCGAATCCCGGATCATCCGCTGGACGTGCTCGCCCAGCAAATCGTCGCGGAAGTCGCCTGCCGCGAGTGGCCGGAGCAGAATTTATATGAAACCCTGCGCAAAGCCTGGCCGTATCGCGAACTAACATTGGAGCAATATACTGCGGTCGTCAAGATGCTTGCGGACGGCTACCACACCCGGCGCGGACGCCGCGGCGCCTACCTGCACCGCGACGCCGTGCACGGGATGCTCAGGCCGCGCAAGGGCGCGCGGCTGACCGCGATCGTAAACGGCGGCGCGATCCCGGATCAGTTCGACTACGACGTAATCATGCAGCCGGAAGGGCTGTTCGTCGGCACGCTGAACGAGGATTTCGCGTTCGAAAGCATTCCTGGCGACATTTTCCAGCTCGGCAACAATTCCTACCGGATGCTGAAGATCGAGCAAGGCAAAGTGTTTGTCGAGGACGCGCACGGCCAGCCGCCGAACATCCCGTTCTGGTTCGGCGAGGCGCAGGGACGCAGCCGCGAACTGTCCGAAGCGGTGTCGGATTTGTCCGAAACGGTCGATCGCCTGCTCGAACAGGGCGGCGATGCTGCGCGCGATTTCATCTTCCACCGGCTCGGCCTGCCCTCGCCTGCCGCCGAGCAGCTGCATCATTATCTCGCCACCTCGAAAGCCGCGCTGACCGCGCTGCCCTCGTTCAAGACGATCATCTTCGAACGCTTTTTCGACGAAACCGGCGACATGCATTTCGTGGTGCATTCGCCCTACGGCTCGCGAATCAACAAAGCCTGGGGGCTGGCGCTCCGGAAACGCTTCTGCCGGCGCTTCAATTTCGAACTGCAGGCGGCCGCGACCGAGGACAACATCGTGCTGTCGCTGGGGCCGACGCACAGTTTCCCCCTGCTCGAACCGGCCGGCTACCTGAAGGCTGCTTCGGTCAGGGACGTGCTGGTCCAGGCGCTGTTGGCCGCACCGATGTTTCCGACGCGCTGGCGCTGGGTCGCGAATACCGCGCTGGCGGTGCCGCGTAACCGCGGCGGCAAAAAAGTGCCGGCGCAGTTCCAGCGCAACGATGCGGAAGACCTGATCGCGATCGTTTTTCCGGACCAACTCGCCTGTTTCGAGAATATCGCCGGCGACCGGGAGATTCCGGATCATCCGCTGGTCGAGCAAACGCTGTGGGACTGCCTGCACGACCTGATGGACCTCGACGGCCTTGAAGCCGTTCTGGCAGGCATCGAAAGCGGGGAAATCCGGGTGATTGCCCGCGACCTGACTTCGCCCTCGCCGATGGCACAGGAAATTCTGAATGCGCGGCCGTACGCATTCCTCGACGACGCGCCCGCCGAAGAACGCCGTACGCTGGCGGTGCAGCAGCGCCGTTTCGGCAGTCCCGAAGATGCCGCCGAAATCGGCCGCCTGAATCCCGAAGCGATCGAACAAGTCTGCCGGGAAGCCTGGCCGGAAGCGCGCGATCCGGACGAACTGCACGATGCGCTGGTCGTACTCGGCTTCATGACCGAGCTGGAAGGCCTGCGCGCACCGATCGGATTATTCACGGCGCTGCAGCGCAGCGACCGGGCAACCGCGCTGCGATTGCCGAATGCGCAAACGCTCTGGGTAGCGGCCGAACGACTGGCCGAACTGCAGCAGCTTTTTCCGAACGCCGCACTCGAACCGCCTATTCGCGCGCTGCCTATCGACCGAACGCAGGCCGAAGAGGATGTCTTGCGCGATCTGGTTCGAAGCCGTCTCGAAGAACTCGGGCCGGTCACGGCCGATCTGCTCGCCCGCCCGCTGGGCCTGCCGACGCCGCGAATCGAGGCCGCGCTGATCGCACTGGAACAGCAGGGTATCGTGCTGCAGGGCCGCTTCACGCCCGGCGCGGAGGCCGTGGAATGGTGCGAGCGCGGCCTGCTCGCGCGGATCCACCGCTACACCCTGAAGCAGTTGCGCCGGGAAATCGAGCCGGTCGCCCCGAGCGTTTACATGCGCTTTCTGTTCCACTGGCACGGCCTGCGCGAACCGGGAACCGGCGAAGCGGCGCTCGCCAAGGCCCTGCATCAGCTCGAAGGTTGTAATCTCCCCGCTTCCTGCTGGGAACACGACATTCTGAGCCGGCGCATCAAACCTTATTTTGCGTCCGAACTGGACCAGCTTTGCACGTCAGGCAAATTCATCTGGCTGCGTCTGAAAGCACTGGGCGACAGCGCGCCGAAATCGGCCGGCAAAAACACGCCGGTCGCGCTGGTCGCGCGCGAGCACCTGGAAACTTGGCGCGCCTTTGCGCCGGTTCCGGACATCGAAGCGCAGGCGCTCTCCGGCAATGCGCAGAAAGTCCATGCCGCGATCAAGGAATGGGGGGCGAGCTTTTTTCAGGAGCTGGCCGCCGAAACCGGCCTGCTGAAGACGCAACTGGAAGAAGCGCTCGGCGAACTGGCCGCCGCAGGGGTGATCACTTCGGACAGCTTCCAGGGCCTGCGCACGCTGGTCACGCCGCAAAAGATCCTGCACCGGCGCGGCAAGCGCTATCCGATTTACGATCCCTTCGCCGCGGCCGGGCGCTGGTCGCTGCTGCGCTCCTTGCGAAAGCCTACGGAAGCGCATTATCCGGCCGTCGAACACATCGCCCGCATCCTACTCAAACGTTACGGCGTGGTGTTTCGGAAAGTGCTGGAACGGGAAGAAAACCTGCCGAGCTGGCGTGAACTGCTGTATGTTTACCGGCGCCTGGAAGCACGCGGCGAACTGCGCGGTGGCCGTTTCGTGCAAGGGTTTGCGGGCGAGCAATTCGCGCTGCCCGAAGCGGTCGGCCTACTTCGGAACCTGCGCAAACCGCCCATCACACCCGAGCTGGCCGTGATCAATGCGTCCGACCCGCTGAATCTGACCGGGATCGTCACGCCCGGCGACCGGATTCCGTCGATCCACAGCCAACGCCTCGTCTATAAGGACGGAACGCCACTGGCGCATGGCTCGGGCAAAAACGTGCATTACCTGCAAACTCTTGACGCGGAACATCAATGGCAATTGCAGTGGGCGCTGCTGAACAAATAA